Proteins encoded in a region of the Trypanosoma brucei gambiense DAL972 chromosome 11, complete sequence genome:
- a CDS encoding dynein intermediate chain, putative, with the protein MDTNARRASGGSAASVDAAPVAAAPPEDDRDAVIERILKATDPVVMSTPVYFDYRKDARTYRFFPSVGQTARHFSVDGGSVLKDDPEAIQQREDRQRREHDTELAARAELNPDLVDKGVSTSILKNQFNYSDRGSQTMNNAMVERCVLTDPPPSATFSAMATAWEIYDAYEEDRIQTEKSAAAVQKKTTSHRPTKEDKLSSTADESGGAKTAEEVLSSAAYKHSLKIIERMVNQNDCHDIIEDFKYWEDESDLYKEDGNLLPLWQFFTNKVKHRAVTSIALNNRYKDLFAVGFGSYDFQRQGKGAIHCFTLKNTVPTVPNSPLPAHPEMSFTVSSGVMCLSFHPVETSLLACGLYDGSVCVFDLRMHDKPKEEAKQICQATVRSGKHTEPVWEVQWCRSTVDLRFYSISTDGRITSWSLQKKELIFKDVMKTTTGACVFDPESLVLSRLSGTCFDFSNAYENLFIVGTQEGALMLCSKGYNGQCLERYEGHTMPVYTARWNPFHPDVFLTCSADWTVKLWLRSSTKPLLTFDAGDSVGDVAWAPYSSTVFSAVTSNGKVMVFDLNKNKREPLCSQTVVKNAKLTHVVFHKQDPVVLVGDSRGSVLILKLSPNLRTLCKPKKGEPEDPQHMRQMEVDKLNRLIDITLKDRILLGQA; encoded by the coding sequence ATGGATACCAATGCACGCCGAGCAAGCGGTGGGAGTGCTGCTTCCGTAGATGCGGCTCCAGTAGCTGCTGCTCCCCCAGAGGATGACCGCGACGCAGTGATTGAGCGCATTTTAAAAGCTACTGATCCTGTTGTCATGTCCACACCAGTGTACTTTGACTACAGAAAGGATGCCCGCACTTATCGCTTCTTTCCGAGTGTTGGCCAAACTGCCAGGCACTTTTCCGTTGATGGCGGCTCCGTACTGAAGGATGATCCCGAAGCGATACAACAACGTGAGGACCGGCAACGCCGTGAGCACGACACAGAGCTCGCTGCCCGTGCGGAGTTGAATCCGGACCTGGTCGATAAGGGTGTTTCTACGAGTATTTTGAAGAATCAGTTTAACTACAGCGATCGTGGGAGTCAAACAATGAATAATGCGATGGTGGAGCGATGCGTGCTGACTGACCCGCCGCCGTCAGCAACCTTCAGTGCTATGGCAACGGCGTGGGAGATATACGATGCCTACGAGGAGGATCGGATCCAGACCGAAAAGTCTGCTGCGGCGGTTCAGAAAAAGACCACTAGTCATCGCCCAACTAAGGAAGATAAACTCAGCAGCACTGCCGATGAATCAGGTGGTGCTAAGACAGCTGAAGAGGTGCTCAGTTCGGCTGCGTACAAACACTCCCTCAAGATCATCGAGCGCATGGTGAATCAGAATGACTGCCATGATATTATTGAAGACTTCAAGTACTGGGAAGATGAGAGTGACCTTTACAAGGAGGATGGTAACCTACTGCCCTTATGGCAATTCTTCACCAACAAGGTGAAACATCGTGCCGTAACCAGCATTGCCCTTAACAATCGTTACAAGGACCTGTTCGCTGTAGGCTTTGGTAGCTACGACTTCCAGCGACAAGGAAAGGGTGCGATTCATTGTTTCACGCTGAAGAACACGGTTCCCACTGTCCCCAATTCTCCACTTCCTGCTCATCCAGAGATGTCCTTCACTGTTTCAAGTGGTGTTATGTGCCTGTCGTTTCACCCAGTGGAGACGTCTTTGCTTGCCTGTGGGCTCTATGACGGGTCGGTCTGCGTATTTGACTTGCGCATGCATGATAAACCAAAGGAGGAAGCCAAACAGATTTGTCAGGCAACCGTAAGATCAGGGAAACACACTGAACCGGTATGGGAAGTGCAGTGGTGTCGCAGCACTGTAGACCTTCGCTTCTATTCCATCAGTACAGACGGCCGCATCACCAGTTGGTCACTGCAGAAGAAAGAATTGATTTTCAAGGATgtaatgaaaacaacaacgggcGCATGTGTCTTCGATCCTGAATCACTGGTACTTAGTCGCCTTAGTGGAACCTGCTTTGACTTCTCCAATGCGTACGAAAACCTTTTTATTGTGGGTACGCAGGAGGGCGCTCTGATGCTCTGCAGCAAAGGGTACAATGGTCAGTGCCTAGAGAGATATGAGGGTCACACCATGCCCGTGTACACTGCACGCTGGAATCCGTTCCATCCCGATGTCTTCCTCACGTGTTCTGCCGATTGGACCGTAAAATTGTGGTTGAGGAGTTCGACAAAACCGCTGTTAACATTTGATGCGGGTGATTCTGTTGGTGACGTCGCGTGGGCGCCGTATAGTTCTACTGTCTTTTCGGCTGTGACGTCCAACGGTAAAGTGATGGTCTTTGACTTAAATAAGAATAAGCGCGAGCCACTTTGCTCTCAAACGGTTGTAAAGAATGCCAAACTCACCCATGTTGTATTCCACAAGCAAGATCCGGTTGTGCTGGTAGGAGATTCACGTGGCTCAGTACTTATTCTTAAATTGTCCCCCAACCTCCGTACTCTGTGTAAACCGAAGAAAGGTGAACCAGAGGACCCGCAGCATATGCGCCAGATGGAGGTAGACAAACTGAACCGCCTAATAGATATCACCTTGAAGGATAGAATTCTCCTGGGGCAGGCGTGA
- a CDS encoding Calcineurin-like phosphoesterase, putative — protein MDLNTVDERYVFVTPGTTIRVGWDENCDVVLPALGPCLFNGRCITTRRGCDVLVSCTTEGDLLLALTGNSIRVIINGVQIKPSFAPRKLPPGAVVSFNKLSREFSFIFVARDLRAAKADVKHVPPPENSAADIARLEEFLLTLNPQPLLSHAQFDPESASLRSQHFVTLVDSETITHQKVSTDEILPSTLTVTEVAPTEEELVADARTSAQSLTSQSVSLHNYVRRFSTSGGFTSLYYNEEAEFLQPHPTPYRQQGLLNNVGASPHIISSVVVELWGRRVALRNVADFCDSNVDQPQINLTGDAEDLNGAETNPYITFHGVKKMGGRQQRCMDKEIRSAAENVLEYLNDSYESNDDNFIELPQQTKDKIFEYFLLLATHMMKAVKAMPVALRLTSPVVCCGDVHGSFSDLKQIFDNVVPFKHWSLMTRPVLFLGDYVDRGPHDVEVMLFLFAWCTLCPENVFLLRGNHEDDRVNGDTELYGETSFLVKCLTFFGEEKGSIFWRRVNDVFAVLPLVAIIDDTTFVCHGGIPRLRGRQLVQAGTTMGDNEDGGNAAAPFPEWKLWQEHGAENGNSSYSCDGLSSTNDAIAQVEDDIPGEDLMQELLESVPGGPGDVRFYSVMPDDNDDCLTAKRRRIARELLWNDPCTTPSLRKRPSLPQGVSDMMGSFTDEESGNMAAVMPLPQRNGFNSQGFRCNHARGCSVDTFHEFNSFALDNFLQRWGFTLVIRAHEQKDAGLEVGLAQRVLTLFSCSNYTGGDNNGGACVIVGGEVRPVSWRRPCPVLGRSPSADDPDIWKMKRLREEVGRNNSCSSYLHFPGPQIVPSYVGKPVVNLG, from the coding sequence ATGGATTTAAACACAGTCGACGAGAGGTATGTATTTGTCACACCAGGCACAACCATACGCGTCGGTTGGGATGAGAACTGCGATGTCGTTCTACCCGCACTGGGACCCTGTTTATTTAACGGCCGTTGCATTACTACTCGAAGGGGTTGTGATGTCCTCGTCTCGTGCACGACCGAAGGTGACCTTCTGTTGGCGCTTACGGGTAATAGCATCCGCGTGATAATCAACGGCGTTCAGATAAAGCCGTCGTTTGCTCCCAGGAAGCTACCGCCGGGGGCCGTTGTTTCATTCAACAAACTCTCTCGggagttttcttttatcttcgTTGCACGCGACTTGCGTGCGGCTAAGGCGGATGTGAAGCATGTGCCTCCGCCAGAAAATTCCGCTGCCGATATTGCGCGCTTGGAGGAGTTTTTGTTAACCCTTAATCCGCAACCTCTTTTGTCCCACGCGCAGTTTGATCCGGAAAGTGCCTCGTTGCGGTCGCAGCACTTCGTGACTCTGGTTGATTCAGAGACCATTACGCACCAAAAGGTGAGCACAGATGAAATCTTACCGTCAACCCTAACCGTGACAGAGGTGGCGCCCACGGAAGAAGAGCTTGTCGCTGACGCGCGCACCAGTGCTCAAAGCCTAACAAGTCAAAGTGTGTCGCTGCATAATTATGTGAGGCGCTTTTCCACTAGCGGTGGGTTCACAAGCCTCTACTACAATGAGGAAGCAGAATTTTTGCAACCCCATCCAACTCCGTATCGTCAACAAGGTTTGTTGAACAACGTTGGAGCATCCCCGCACATTATTTCGTCTGTCGTTGTTGAACTTTGGGGTCGACGTGTGGCACTGCGCAACGTCGCTGATTTTTGCGATTCGAACGTGGACCAGCCTCAGATAAATCTAACAGGCGATGCGGAGGATCTCAATGGTGCCGAAACAAATCCATACATAACGTTTCATGGTGTAAAGAAAATGGGAGGAAGGCAACAACGATGCATGGATAAGGAGATCCGTTCTGCCGCAGAAAACGTTTTGGAGTATCTCAACGATTCTTATGAGAGTAACGACGACAACTTTATCGAACTTCCtcagcaaacaaaagataaGATTTTTGAATATTTCCTGCTTCTGGCAACTCACATGATGAAAGCAGTAAAAGCGATGCCCGTAGCGCTACGACTTACCTCACCTGTTGTATGCTGTGGTGACGTGCATGGTAGTTTTTCCGATCTCAAACAAATCTTTGATAACGTTGTCCCCTTCAAACACTGGTCGCTTATGACGAGGCCGGTGTTATTCCTTGGAGATTACGTGGATCGGGGCCCGCATGATGTTGAGGtaatgctttttttgttcgcatGGTGCACTTTGTGTCCCGAAAACGTGTTTTTGCTTCGAGGTAATCATGAGGATGACCGAGTGAATGGTGATACGGAGCTCTATGGCGAAACGTCATTCCTGGTTAAGTGTTTGACCTTTTTCGGTGAGGAGAAAGGTAGCATATTTTGGAGACGCGTTAACGATGTTTTTGCAGTGCTTCCCCTAGTGGCCATAATTGATGACACGACTTTTGTGTGCCATGGTGGTATTCCGCGACTTCGTGGGAGACAGCTCGTGCAAGCTGGCACCACGATGGGCGACAATGAAGATGGAGGGAACGCAGCAGCTCCATTTCCGGAATGGAAACTTTGGCAAGAACACGGTGCAGAGAATGGTAACTCGTCGTACAGTTGCGATGGGCTTTCCTCTACCAATGATGCGATTGCACAAGTTGAAGATGATATCCCTGGGGAGGATTTGATGCAAGAGCTTTTGGAGAGTGTACCTGGTGGCCCGGGTGATGTTCGTTTTTACAGTGTTATGCCAGATGATAACGATGACTGCCTGACTGCTAAGCGCCGGCGCATTGCTCGTGAGTTACTTTGGAACGATCCGTGTACGACCCCATCGTTGCGTAAGAGACCCTCGCTTCCACAAGGTGTGTCGGATATGATGGGATCTTTTACAGACGAGGAAAGTGGTAATATGGCTGCAGTAATGCCGCTGCCGCAGCGAAATGGTTTCAATTCTCAAGGTTTCCGCTGCAACCACGCGCGCGGTTGTTCGGTAGATACTTTCCATGAGTTCAATTCGTTTGCACTCGATAACTTTCTGCAGCGGTGGGGGTTCACATTGGTGATACGTGCGCACGAGCAGAAGGATGCTGGGTTGGAGGTGGGGCTCGCTCAGCGTGTCCTCACACTCTTCTCCTGTAGTAATTACACTGGTGGCGACAATAATGGTGGGGCTTGTGTTATTGTCGGTGGTGAAGTGCGTCCCGTGTCATGGCGTCGCCCTTGTCCCGTGCTGGGCAGGAGTCCCTCAGCAGATGATCCCGATATTTGGAAAATGAAGCGCTTGAGGGAGGAGGTTGGCCGCAACAATTCGTGCAGCTCTTATTTGCATTTCCCCGGGCCTCAAATCGTGCCGTCTTATGTCGGTAAACCTGTGGTTAACCTTGGTTGA
- a CDS encoding ATP-dependent DEAD/H RNA helicase, putative, which yields MSGSPSDVVRKAWSDIALDSRLVEAIKKLKWKAPTPVQSACIPLAMKGRDLAIQSQTGTGKTGAFLIPVIQRIITENERACGRRNAQNPVALILLPSEELCKQTVEVANALTRYVKPRIIVNDLTSRVSTANALRLTAAPILVSTAASLGKLCRNGSVTSDDMKPLRCVVIDEADLIMSIAEGSLRAVQSVLPTSAQTILASATLTDGVAQIKGQLLHNPITVSLKPDDGEKEPTGCEGPVGAEDVVLESRVTVRGGAAAAGTLRHYYLVSTDECHHHTLLYALYRLGHIKGKTLVFVNSEDTTYKLHNFLAQLGINALVYDSNLPMNVRVDALRRFQTGKVGTLVCTDGTLESLDRMRGATDGDEETTTSTPRSNSRGKRKSLAAGGDEGGSALHRGIDFSDVSNVILFDGVTNATTSDFSRYTHRVGRAGRGNKDGVAITFLTLHQARKVKQQLRDYLGGTFQSFAPFKQLDRHAASRLQYRVDNVLASITRSSTRRQRVAAVAAELTRSAHLMSHMGDKDSGVLKRILSRSKGDTKCDQTVVDVPEYMRIKGADSAESYRRRVRAPKKHTTAVAKRSAPKRSRDPLGSLTSSLKRRKL from the coding sequence ATGAGTGGGTCACCGAGTGACGTTGTACGCAAGGCGTGGTCGGATATAGCGTTAGATAGCCGATTGGTGGAGGCTATTAAGAAACTGAAGTGGAAGGCCCCTACCCCAGTGCAGAGCGCATGTATTCCGTTGGCGATGAAGGGGAGAGATTTGGCGATTCAGTCACAGACAGGTACCGGTAAAACTGGGGCCTTTCTCATTCCAGTAATACAGCGCATTATTACCGAGAATGAACGTGCATGTGGCCGCCGCAACGCGCAAAACCCTGTCGCTCTAATATTGTTGCCATCGGAGGAACTCTGCAAGCAGACGGTGGAGGTCGCTAATGCGCTGACAAGATATGTGAAACCGCGAATTATAGTGAATGATTTAACCTCTCGTGTATCCACCGCAAATGCGTTGCGCCTCACCGCTGCACCAATACTTGTTAGCACCGCTGCCTCGCTGGGCAAACTGTGCCGCAATGGTTCTGTTACCTCAGATGACATGAAGCCGCTGCGTTGCGTTGTGATTGACGAGGCCGACCTGATCATGTCGATTGCGGAGGGCTCACTACGAGCAGTGCAGTCAGTGCTACCAACGTCTGCGCAGACAATCTTGGCTTCCGCCACGTTAACGGATGGTGTCGCTCAGATTAAGGGCCAGCTACTTCATAATCCAATAACGGTATCACTTAAGCCAGATGACGGGGAGAAGGAACCGACAGGTTGTGAAGGGCCAGTGGGGGCAGAGGACGTTGTGTTGGAGTCACGTGTGACGGTTCGCGGTGGTGCAGCAGCCGCTGGTACGTTGCGCCATTACTACTTGGTGTCAACTGATGAGTGCCATCATCACACCCTGTTGTATGCACTTTACCGTCTAGGGCACATTAAGGGTAAGACCCTTGTCTTCGTGAACTCTGAGGATACAACATACAAGTTGCATAATTTCCTTGCGCAGTTGGGCATCAACGCTCTCGTATATGACAGCAACTTACCGATGAATGTTCGTGTGGATGCGCTTCGCCGCTTTCAAACTGGGAAGGTTGGCACACTTGTTTGTACAGATGGGACGCTTGAAAGCTTGGACCGCATGCGGGGTGCAACTGACGGTGATGAGGAGACGACTACCTCTACTCCAAGGTCTAATTCAcggggaaagaggaagtcTCTCGCTGCGGGTGGTGATGAGGGTGGTAGTGCATTGCATCGTGGTATTGATTTCTCTGATGTGAGCAATGTTATTCTCTTTGATGGTGTTACCAATGCCACAACCTCGGACTTCTCCCGTTACACGCACCGTGTGGGGCGTGCTGGGCGCGGAAACAAAGATGGAGTGGCCATCACATTTTTAACCCTTCATCAAGCGAGGAAGGTGAAGCAGCAACTACGTGACTACCTGGGGGGTACATTCCAATCTTTCGCTCCTTTCAAGCAGCTGGATCGACATGCGGCGTCACGATTGCAGTACCGCGTGGACAATGTGTTGGCATCGATCACCCGCTCCTCTACTCGCCGTCAGCGCGTTGCAGCCGTCGCGGCGGAGCTTACGCGTAGTGCGCACCTCATGAGCCATATGGGTGATAAAGACAGTGGTGTCCTCAAGCGTATTCTCTCACGCTCCAAGGGAGATACAAAGTGCGACCAAACAGTGGTGGATGTGCCGGAATATATGCGTATTAAAGGAGCTGACTCTGCGGAGAGTTACCGTAGGCGGGTGCGCGCACCAAAAAAACATACGACAGCGGTTGCCAAACGGTCAGCCCCAAAAAGGTCTCGTGACCCACTTGGTAGTTTGACGAGTTCGTTGAAGCGGCGCAAGTTGTAA